DNA from Streptomyces sp. NBC_01260:
AACGTGGCGTAGACGTTGACCGTGGCACCGGAGGTGATCTTCCCCGCGACGCCGGTCGCGGCGTCGATCATGATCGCGATCTCCTGCTCACCGGGCTGCAGGGCGGGACGCGACTCCATCATGTCGGACTGGAGCAGCGAGCCCTCCTTGAGCGTGGTGAGGGCGATCTTGCCGTTGACCTCGGAGAGGTCGGTCACCGCGTTGGAGGAGAGCCACCGCTTCGGCATCGAGACCTTCTCGAACTTGTCCGGGGTCAAGTTGGTGAAGGGTGCGACGTCGCTCTTCAGCTTGTAGGCCGAGACCTCGGGTCCGACCTTCGAGTTCACGTCGCTGATCACCGAGAGCACTCCGGCGAAGGCGCCGAAGGCGCACAGGACCGAGAGGAGCAGGAGTATCACGCCGCGGCGCTGGCGGGAGTTCATGGGCCGGACAACCTCGTTCGGGTCGGATGCGTGGGGCAGCGGACAGAAGAATGCGCGGGGGCTGTGGGAACGGTTCGGGCTGTTGTCTGGAGAGCGGGCTGAGCCGGGTGTGCGGCACGGACGGTGTCCGGACCGCGAGGGCGTCCGCGGAGGAGGAATCCGCGGTTGCTACGACCGTGGCGGTGCAGGCGCTCCATGGTTCAGGACACCGGACGACGGAATTCGGTTCTCGGTAGCGGGAAGCGGTGAGGAACAGAACCCGCAACGATCACCGATCAGCTCCATTCCGCACCAGTGGCAGGTCTCTCGCCTTACTGAGGAAACGAGTTGGTACAGGACGGAGATATCCGGAAGGAAAGCCGCGAATTCGATCAACTTCCCGGTTCCCCACCATCGGGAGGAATCGGCGGGCAGCGTTGCGTCCTGAATCGCCTGCACCTTCCAGGCGGGCGCCAGGGTCTGCTGCACCCACTCGGACTGCAACTGACCCTTGGCGACCAGCAGATGAGTACCGAAATCCGGCCCGGCCAGCGGCTCCGCGTTCGGGCCGACCTTGACGAGCTGGGGGTTCGGTCCCGCGAGTACGGCGAACTGGGAGCCGGGGACCCAGGACTTGGCGTGCGTCTTCAGGCTGACGGGGACGCGGTCGAGCTTGGTCACCGAGTTCAGCAGGGCGCCCGCATGGATGTAATGGGAGAGAAGCCGCGCGGAGGAGGCAACCACTCCGGGGCTGAAGTCACAGATGGACAGCTGCCGCAACTGCCTGACCAGCACAGCGACTCCCAGTGGCGGCAGATCCACCTTGAGCAGCGCGATGCGATCGCTCTCCAGCACGGACCGGACGGCGTGAAGTCGCCGCTCGTGCGCGAGGGCGATGCCCGTCGGATAGACGGCGATCACATACCCGTGCTGCTCCAGCATCAGGTGCATGTCGCCGATCGCCAGGTCCATCGCCTGGGCGTCGGGCGCCTGCAGCAGGGCTGCTGTCGGCGTCTGCTGATCGGTCGGCGGTAGGACCAGATCAGCGCTGGTCACTGCTATTGCGGTCGGCACGCTGTTCCCCGTTCGGCTCCGGCCGGCGTCGCCATGACGTCGGCCGCAATCGCTCCTGCTCCGTGCTTCTGCCTCAGCTTCTGCTCCAGCACTTTAACCGCGTCCTACACGGCAGAGAACACCCAGCGGAACCCGGTACGGCAACACCCTTGCATCAGCCACCCAACACTCACGTACGAAATCGGACCAAACCGAAAGTTGTTAACTTCTGTACCACTGCGGAGGGTTACTGTCAGGCATTCCCATTTCCGGTCCGTTGAAATTCATTTGCCCACGTCAATGTAGATTTTGGCATGTTCGCGCCATATTGGTGTGGCCGAAAGTCGTTACTGTCCGGCCATGTTGCCCACGTCACCCGTGAGGGGTCGCTCGCATCGGTCCGCCGGTTGCCATCCTCACGCGGGCGGCGTGTGCGTGTGCCGTGCGGGGCGGGTGCAGATAACGCGTGGGCGAAGCACGGGCTGTTGGCGCACCGCCCGCATGTGTACGGGCAGCTCACGCCCGCACCGCCGCGCCCCGGGGAGACGTCCCATGCGGCCGTCGCTGCCAGAGGTCTTGACAACTTGATTGGTCTGGACCAGTTTATCGGCCAGCGGTGGCCACCGTTCCTCGATTCCACACCCCCTTTCATCCCCGTGTCGCTCCCCCGCCATCCCCAACTCCCCCACGGAGGCAGCAAGTGGAACGTTCCCCCGTAACCAGCCGCAGACGGCGCCGCACCCGCCAGGGACTGGGCGCCGCCGTGGCGGTCGTCGCCGCGGGCGCCCTGAGCGTCACCGGTCTCGTCAGCAGCGCGCAGGCCGCCGACGTCAACGTCGCCAAGAACGCGGGCTTCGAGTCCGGCCTCGCCAACTGGACGTGTTCCGGCGGCTCCGGCGCCACCGTCTCCTCCCCCGTGCACGGCGGCACCTCGGCCCTCAAGGCGACCCCGGCCGGCCAGGACAACGCCAAGTGCACGCAGACCGTGGCGGTGAAGCCCAACTCGACCTACGCGCTCAGCTCCTGGGTCCAGGGCGGGTACGCCTACCTGGGCGTCAGCGGCACCGGAACCACCGACGTGTCCACCTGGTCCCCCGGCTCCAGCAGCTGGTCCCAGCTCTCGACCAGCTTCAAGACCGGGGCGAGCACCACCTCGGTCACCGTGTACACGCACGGCTGGTACGGCCAGGCGGCGTACTTCGCCGACGACCTCTCGGTCAGCGGCCCCGACGGCGGCGGCGGCACCGACCCCGGCCCGGCGATCCCCGCCGCCCCGGCCGGTCTCGCGGTCGGCGCCACCACGTCCTCCTCCGTCTCGCTGTCCTGGGGCGCGGTGTCCGGCGCGACCGGCTACACCGTCTACAAGGACGGCGCGAAGGCCACCACCGCCACCGGGAACTCGGCGACCGTCACCGGACTCGCGGCCAACACCGCGTACCAGTTCACGGTGACCGCCACCAACGCGGCCGGTGAGTCCGTCAAGTCCGCGGCCGTCAGCGGCCGTACGGCCGTCGGCGGCGGCACCGACCCGGGCATCCCGTCCACCTCGGTGCCCAAGCACGCGGTCACCGGCTACTGGCAGAACTTCAACAACGGCGCGACCGTGCAGAAGCTCAGCGACGTACCCGCGAACTACGACATCATCGCGGTCTCCTTCGCCGACGCCACGACGACGCCCGGCGCCGTCACCTTCAACCTGGACTCGGCGGGTCTGAACGGCTACACCGTCGACCAGTTCAAGGCCGACATCAAGGCGAAGCAGGCGGCCGGGAAGAACGTCATCATCTCGGTCGGCGGTGAGAAGGGCTCGGTCTCGGTCAACAGCGACGCCTCCGCGACCAACTTCGCCAACTCCGTCTACTCGCTCATCCAGGAGTACGGCTTCAACGGCGTCGACATCGACCTGGAGAACGGCGTCAACTCCACGTACATGACGAAGGCGCTGCGCTCGCTGTCGCAGAAAGCGGGCTCCGGTCTCGTCATCACGATGGCACCGCAGACCATCGACATGCAGTCGACCGCGGGTGAGTACTTCAAGACGGCGCTCGGCATCAAGGACATCCTGACCGTCGTCAACATGCAGTACTACAACAGTGGTTCGATGCTCGGCTGCGACGGCAAGGTCTACTCGCAGGGTTCGGTGGACTTCCTCACCGCGCTGGCCTGCATCCAGCTGGAGGGCGGCCTCGACCCGTCGCAGGTCGGCCTCGGTGTCCCCGCCTCCACCAGTGGCGCGGGCAGCGGCTACGTGTCCCCCTCGGTCGTGAACGCGGCCCTGGACTGCCTGGCCAAGGGCACCGGCTGCGGCAGCTTCAAGCCGTCGAAGACCTACCCCGGTGTGCGCGGCGCGATGACCTGGTCGACCAACTGGGACGCCAAGTCGGGCAACGCCTGGTCGAACGCGGTCGGCCCGCACGTGCACGGCCTGCCGTAACCGGCGCCCGGAGCGATTCGGGCACGTCAGCCACCGGCCGGACCCGGTGTGCGCCGTCCCCCAACGGCCGTCCGCCGCCCGGCATCCATGACCAGCAGTGCCGCCGCTCCCCCGGCGGCGCTGCTGCGCGTCATGGCCCGGCGCCGCCCCGGACACTCTGTCGCGGGCCCGCAACAGAGTGTCCGGGACTTGGCACATTCCATGGCTGTCCGCGCGTCCTCGTGGCACCGTTGTGAGGCACGGTGGTGGTGCGACGGGGGGAGTGACATGGCCGGAGCGCGGCTTCGGACTCTGGGGGCGGACGATCCGGCGACGCTCGGACCGTACCGGCTGATCGGACGGCTGGCGTCCGGCGGCATGGGGCGGATCTATCTGGCCCGCGGCGCGCAGGACGGCGGCCGGGGCCTCGTCGCGGTGAAGACCCTGCTGGCCGAGGGGCACGTCAGCGAGGTCGACCGGCGGCGGTTCGCCCGCGAGGTTTCGCTCGCCCAGCGGGTCGACAGCGCGTACACGGCGCGGGTACGGGACGCCGACCCGGACGCCGGGCAGCCGTGGATGGCCATCGACTACATCGCCGCGCCCCCGCTCTCCGAACTGGTCCGCAACTGCGGGGTGTTGCCCGCTTCGGCCGTACGGTGGGTGGCGGCGGGCACCGCTGAGGCCCTGGTCACCCTGCACGGGGCGGGCATCGTGCACCGCGACGTGAAGCCGCAGAACGTACTGCTGCCGCTGGACGGCCCCCGGGTGATCGACTTCGGCATCTCGCACGCCAGTGACCTCACGCTCACCGGTCTCACGCTCGGCACGATCGCCTTCACCTCGCCCGAACAGGCGCGCGGCGAGCCGTCGACGGCCGCCTCCGACGTCTACTCGCTCGGCGCGACGCTGTTCCTGCTGGCCACCGGACGGCCGCCCTACCGTGCGGACGGCGACACCCTGCGGCTGCTGGCCCGGGTCCAGCGCGGCGAACTCGACCTGGACGGACTGCCCAAGGAGCTGGTCGCGACGATCCGGCCCTGCCTGGCCGTCGCTCCGCGCCACCGCCCCAAGCCCGCCGACCTGCTCGCCCGCTTCCGCGAGGAGCAGGCCGGCCTGCCGGCGACGCACGGCGGCGCCCGGTGGCTGCCGCCGCGGTGGACGGCGCTGATCGGCGAGTACGCGGCCCAGGGCCTGGAGCTCACGAACGCCCCTCGCACGGATCCGGCCGCGGTGACCCTCGATCAGCGGACGAACGTGATCCAGGCGCCTCCCCCGACGCTGGTCTACTCACCGGCGCGTGAGGCACGGGCGGCCCGCGACCGCGCCCGCCGCGAGCGCGCGCGGCAGGATCTGGCGGTGCTCGCGGAGCTGGCGGAGCGGCAGCGCGCGGAGCACGCCGAACGGGAACGACGCGAGCAGTTCGAGCGTGAACAGCGGGAGCGGGCCGAGCGCGATCGCCGGGAGCGGGCCGAGCGCGCCGAGCAGGAGCGCGCGGAGGTCGAGCGCGCGAAGGCCGCCCGCCTGGAGGCCGCTCGTCTGGAGGCCGAGCGGCAGGCGGCCCAGCACGCCGAACGGGAACGGGCCGAGCGGGAGAAGGCCGAGCGGACGCGCGCCGAGCGGGCCGCCCGCGCCGCACAGGCCCGTGCCGCACAGCCGCGTCCGACCTCGCCCACCGCCTCGCCCGGCGCCGCCACCGCCTCCTCCCCCGCCCCGGGTCCGGCCGGCCGCACTCCCGCTCCCGCCGGTTCCTCCGGCGGCTCCAAGGCCGGTGGCTGGCTGCTCGCCACAGCCGTCGTCATCGCGCTGCTCATCTGGCAGCCCTGGGAGATGTCCGGGAGCGAGCGCGTCGGCGGAACCGCTTCCGGCAGCACCGGTTCCGGCTCCGCCACGGCCGGCAGCGAGCTCGACACCCATACGGCTGACGGCGGCACCGACAGCACCGATGACCCCGGCGGCACCACGGACGACTCCGACAGCAGCACCGACGAGCAGACGCCGACCCCCACCCCTACTCCGACGCCCACACCCACGCCCACCCCCACGCCGTCCCCCACCCCGGACGCCACGGACCGGGCGTTCCGCGCGGTGCGCGCCGGTGACTGCCTCGACGTGTACAGCGACGGTCGCGGCAACATGAGCGCCCGTGCGCCGGTCCGGGTCGGCTGCGCGGCCTCGAACGCCTTCATGCACGTCAGCCGCGTCACCTCCGCGGCCGGGGGCTCCGGTTCGTGCGACCGGGGGCAGGGCTACACCTGGTGGCACAAGTCGGGTCAGGACGGCGTCGAGAGGACGCTCTGCCTCGATCGGGTGTACCGGGTGGGCCAGTGCTTCCCCGCGCAGGTCCAGGGGGCCACCAGTGCCGATCTGACGGTGGTGCTGAGCTGCGACGCGACGAGCGTGCCACTGGCCGGCCAGTCGATCCTGCGGATCACCGGGTTCTACCGGGCCCCCGCGGCGGACACGAACTGGACGTGCCCGGCCGGGAACGGAGGGCGGTTCTGGTACTGGCCGGTGAACAACGGCCGGAGCGTCATCTGCGCGTCGGCGGCCTGAACCGGCACGGCACAGGGGAGAAGGAGCGGGGCTGGGCGCGCACCCGGCCCCGCTCCCTGATCCGGCGTGGTCCGAACGAGAGGTCTAGGTCCTGTTTCTCGGATCTCCTGACCTGCGAGGGGTGTTGGGGCCAGGCTGGGTTCATGGGCCGTGGGGATCTGACGAATGCGGAGTGGGATCGGCTGGAGTCGTTCCTACCTCCTGGTGGTACGCGTGGAGGTCGGTGGAGCGATCACCGCCGGGTGATCAACGGGGTTCTCTACCGGGT
Protein-coding regions in this window:
- the cpaB gene encoding Flp pilus assembly protein CpaB, yielding MNSRQRRGVILLLLSVLCAFGAFAGVLSVISDVNSKVGPEVSAYKLKSDVAPFTNLTPDKFEKVSMPKRWLSSNAVTDLSEVNGKIALTTLKEGSLLQSDMMESRPALQPGEQEIAIMIDAATGVAGKITSGATVNVYATFAGEREGEPAQSKVIVSNAKVLDVGKLTALDPSSDGKGSQATEAVPITFALNTLDTQRIAYAESFAEHVRLALIATGSDSSIRPGDRTYTLNKDK
- a CDS encoding serine/threonine-protein kinase yields the protein MAGARLRTLGADDPATLGPYRLIGRLASGGMGRIYLARGAQDGGRGLVAVKTLLAEGHVSEVDRRRFAREVSLAQRVDSAYTARVRDADPDAGQPWMAIDYIAAPPLSELVRNCGVLPASAVRWVAAGTAEALVTLHGAGIVHRDVKPQNVLLPLDGPRVIDFGISHASDLTLTGLTLGTIAFTSPEQARGEPSTAASDVYSLGATLFLLATGRPPYRADGDTLRLLARVQRGELDLDGLPKELVATIRPCLAVAPRHRPKPADLLARFREEQAGLPATHGGARWLPPRWTALIGEYAAQGLELTNAPRTDPAAVTLDQRTNVIQAPPPTLVYSPAREARAARDRARRERARQDLAVLAELAERQRAEHAERERREQFEREQRERAERDRRERAERAEQERAEVERAKAARLEAARLEAERQAAQHAERERAEREKAERTRAERAARAAQARAAQPRPTSPTASPGAATASSPAPGPAGRTPAPAGSSGGSKAGGWLLATAVVIALLIWQPWEMSGSERVGGTASGSTGSGSATAGSELDTHTADGGTDSTDDPGGTTDDSDSSTDEQTPTPTPTPTPTPTPTPTPSPTPDATDRAFRAVRAGDCLDVYSDGRGNMSARAPVRVGCAASNAFMHVSRVTSAAGGSGSCDRGQGYTWWHKSGQDGVERTLCLDRVYRVGQCFPAQVQGATSADLTVVLSCDATSVPLAGQSILRITGFYRAPAADTNWTCPAGNGGRFWYWPVNNGRSVICASAA
- a CDS encoding chitinase, which translates into the protein MERSPVTSRRRRRTRQGLGAAVAVVAAGALSVTGLVSSAQAADVNVAKNAGFESGLANWTCSGGSGATVSSPVHGGTSALKATPAGQDNAKCTQTVAVKPNSTYALSSWVQGGYAYLGVSGTGTTDVSTWSPGSSSWSQLSTSFKTGASTTSVTVYTHGWYGQAAYFADDLSVSGPDGGGGTDPGPAIPAAPAGLAVGATTSSSVSLSWGAVSGATGYTVYKDGAKATTATGNSATVTGLAANTAYQFTVTATNAAGESVKSAAVSGRTAVGGGTDPGIPSTSVPKHAVTGYWQNFNNGATVQKLSDVPANYDIIAVSFADATTTPGAVTFNLDSAGLNGYTVDQFKADIKAKQAAGKNVIISVGGEKGSVSVNSDASATNFANSVYSLIQEYGFNGVDIDLENGVNSTYMTKALRSLSQKAGSGLVITMAPQTIDMQSTAGEYFKTALGIKDILTVVNMQYYNSGSMLGCDGKVYSQGSVDFLTALACIQLEGGLDPSQVGLGVPASTSGAGSGYVSPSVVNAALDCLAKGTGCGSFKPSKTYPGVRGAMTWSTNWDAKSGNAWSNAVGPHVHGLP